From the genome of Staphylococcus haemolyticus, one region includes:
- a CDS encoding PH domain-containing protein, which yields MFNPQKLHPISYITGIIDVIKQNIFTFIILVGFNIWNFDFTEIRHYIGPSIFLFIFILTFIHRFLEIKVTRYWIENDQFIVTSGWLNKKRKELNLSRIQSLDTTQGLINQIVGGVSLQIKTPSDGIELATITKKQSEFIEQTIRMRQKELNNDTQEYSINDEADENELKTEQYNASTSVTESNSEHVFNMSLTSLILMAMTSGAIGVAFAAVSPIVGAFQDIIPWDKWTSNLWHWVNSVLIIVLFVVVSILIISYVLGTIITIIRYYNYKVVQQGNHLKISYGLFNVKNLTVPTDRLQAVLEKQSFLRKIFGYTSIHFIITSDMDIESKDDASDNGKIMILPFIRQKEAYEIIGKLVPEMKFNKVENIMPWNGFHRHFFIPSIIVLILASIGTYFWSAWSFFIALMIIIVMMSHAYIYVKNAGLVIENDEITLKRVSTFGFQTYYFKTDKIIGMETSQHPFLERSHLANLYFLIAKGSIFEFMELKFIKEDTSQRYVDAYLRGEYDV from the coding sequence ATGTTTAATCCACAAAAATTGCATCCAATTTCATACATAACAGGGATAATAGACGTAATTAAACAAAATATTTTTACATTTATCATATTAGTTGGTTTTAATATATGGAATTTTGATTTTACAGAAATTCGTCATTATATTGGCCCATCAATCTTTTTATTTATCTTTATTTTGACGTTTATACATCGATTTTTAGAAATTAAAGTTACAAGATATTGGATTGAAAACGATCAATTTATTGTTACATCTGGTTGGTTAAATAAAAAAAGAAAAGAACTAAATCTAAGTAGAATTCAGTCATTAGATACAACACAAGGTTTGATTAACCAAATCGTGGGTGGTGTTAGTTTACAAATTAAAACGCCAAGTGATGGTATTGAATTGGCAACAATAACGAAGAAACAGAGTGAGTTCATTGAACAAACCATACGTATGAGACAAAAAGAATTAAATAATGATACTCAAGAATATTCAATCAATGATGAAGCGGATGAAAATGAACTAAAAACTGAGCAATACAATGCGTCGACAAGTGTAACAGAAAGTAATTCAGAACATGTGTTCAATATGTCCTTAACTTCACTAATTCTAATGGCTATGACGAGTGGGGCAATAGGTGTGGCCTTTGCTGCCGTTTCGCCAATAGTAGGTGCATTTCAAGATATTATCCCTTGGGATAAATGGACGTCTAATCTATGGCATTGGGTAAATTCTGTACTTATTATTGTGTTGTTTGTTGTTGTATCGATTTTAATCATTAGTTATGTTTTAGGAACTATAATTACGATTATTCGTTATTATAACTACAAAGTTGTACAACAGGGGAATCATCTTAAAATTAGTTATGGTCTTTTTAATGTGAAAAATCTAACAGTTCCAACTGATCGACTACAAGCAGTGTTAGAGAAACAATCTTTCTTAAGAAAAATATTTGGATATACCTCTATACACTTTATAATCACGAGTGATATGGACATAGAGTCTAAAGATGATGCAAGTGACAATGGTAAAATTATGATATTACCATTTATAAGACAAAAAGAAGCGTATGAAATTATTGGAAAGCTTGTACCAGAAATGAAGTTTAATAAGGTCGAAAACATTATGCCGTGGAATGGATTTCATCGTCACTTTTTTATACCAAGTATTATCGTTTTAATTTTAGCTAGTATTGGAACTTATTTTTGGAGTGCATGGAGCTTTTTTATCGCTTTGATGATAATTATTGTGATGATGTCTCATGCATATATCTACGTTAAAAATGCTGGCTTAGTGATAGAGAATGATGAAATTACTTTGAAACGCGTAAGCACTTTTGGTTTTCAAACATATTACTTCAAAACGGATAAAATTATAGGTATGGAAACGAGCCAACATCCTTTTCTCGAAAGAAGTCATTTAGCAAATTTATATTTCCTTATTGCTAAGGGATCAATATTTGAGTTTATGGAATTAAAGTTCATAAAAGAAGATACATCGCAACGCTACGTTGATGCGTATTTAAGAGGTGAGTACGATGTCTAA
- a CDS encoding PH domain-containing protein: MSNYNYMNKNGLKVMRIASMITSIIFTIIVIIASILCDLYIEEMSRALLVSLAIVLIILCCVVFIVITPFLKYKNFRYSHSNDEIYIRRGIIFINTKIIPFYRIQNIDIKEGFLMRKYELASLHLSTAGGVSQIDLIAKTDAINLKQMIQNKKKIQQNDISEMNKKIDHSNLPSE, encoded by the coding sequence ATGTCTAATTATAATTACATGAATAAAAACGGCCTTAAAGTGATGAGGATTGCTTCAATGATTACTAGCATTATTTTTACAATTATAGTGATAATAGCAAGCATTTTATGTGATTTATACATTGAGGAAATGAGTCGCGCATTACTTGTAAGTCTTGCGATAGTACTAATCATTTTATGTTGTGTTGTTTTTATAGTTATAACACCATTTTTAAAATATAAAAACTTTCGTTATAGTCATTCAAATGATGAAATTTATATAAGAAGAGGCATTATTTTTATCAATACTAAAATTATTCCATTTTATAGAATTCAAAATATCGATATTAAAGAAGGTTTTTTAATGAGAAAATATGAGTTAGCATCATTGCATTTGTCGACTGCAGGTGGTGTTTCTCAAATAGACTTGATTGCAAAGACAGACGCAATTAATCTTAAACAAATGATACAAAATAAGAAAAAAATTCAGCAAAATGATATTAGTGAAATGAATAAGAAAATAGATCATTCAAATTTACCTAGTGAGTGA
- the acpS gene encoding holo-ACP synthase has product MIHGIGIDLIEIDRIKKAFEKQKDKLVKRILTQEEEQQFHSFKSEKRKFEFLSGRFATKEAFSKALGTGLGKTVAFKDINCYNDIKGKPCIDYNGFIVHVSITHTEHYAMSQVLLEKRD; this is encoded by the coding sequence ATGATACATGGAATAGGTATTGATTTAATAGAAATTGATAGAATTAAAAAAGCTTTTGAGAAACAAAAAGACAAGTTAGTAAAGAGAATTTTAACACAAGAAGAGGAACAACAATTTCATTCATTTAAAAGTGAAAAGAGAAAATTTGAATTTTTATCTGGTCGTTTCGCAACCAAAGAAGCTTTCAGTAAAGCATTAGGTACAGGCTTAGGAAAAACAGTGGCATTCAAAGACATTAATTGTTACAACGATATAAAAGGTAAACCATGTATAGATTACAATGGTTTTATCGTACATGTTTCAATAACTCATACAGAACATTATGCGATGAGTCAGGTTTTGTTAGAAAAGAGAGATTAA
- the alr gene encoding alanine racemase, with product MSDKFYRSTYLNVDLSAILNNYNTVRTLHSDKTVIPVVKANSYGLGSVKIAQHLMKNGADFFAVATLDEAIELRMHGINAQILILGVIPLEDINKAIQHRVALTVPSLQLLQHAIELISDDNEKNLWLHVKLDTGMGRLGIKSLEEYKEVIDLIQSHPHLVFEGVYTHFANADEPGDSMDHQYEQFETLVTQAEKPKFIHSQNSAGSLLRNFELCNAVRLGISLYGYYPSAYVKEKVETELQPSAQLLTQVVQTKYLKVGESVSYGSTFTATEDIKIAILPIGYADGYLRSMQGAFVNVKGHQCEVIGRVCMDQMIIKVPDDVKEGDSVTLLDNAYDSPQSAETLAQKQDTISYEVLCNLGRRLPRIYQVDDEMHVTNELLK from the coding sequence ATGTCAGATAAATTCTATAGATCAACTTATTTAAACGTAGATTTATCAGCGATTTTAAATAACTATAATACTGTTAGAACGTTGCATAGCGATAAAACAGTTATACCAGTAGTAAAAGCTAATAGTTATGGGCTAGGTAGCGTTAAAATCGCACAACATTTAATGAAAAACGGTGCTGACTTTTTTGCAGTAGCAACTCTTGATGAAGCTATTGAACTACGTATGCATGGAATCAATGCTCAAATACTTATCTTAGGCGTCATTCCTCTTGAAGATATAAATAAAGCTATTCAACACAGAGTTGCTTTGACTGTACCATCATTACAATTGCTACAACATGCAATAGAATTAATTAGTGATGATAATGAAAAGAATTTATGGCTACATGTGAAACTCGACACAGGTATGGGCAGACTTGGAATTAAATCACTGGAAGAATATAAAGAAGTCATTGACTTAATTCAAAGTCATCCTCATTTGGTATTCGAAGGTGTATATACGCACTTTGCTAATGCTGATGAACCTGGCGACTCAATGGATCATCAATATGAACAATTTGAAACCTTAGTAACTCAAGCTGAAAAACCTAAATTCATACATTCTCAAAATTCAGCTGGTTCCTTATTGAGAAACTTTGAATTATGTAACGCAGTTAGACTTGGTATTTCACTTTATGGTTATTATCCGTCAGCGTATGTAAAAGAAAAAGTTGAAACTGAATTACAACCAAGTGCGCAATTATTAACACAAGTTGTCCAAACTAAATATTTAAAAGTTGGCGAATCGGTAAGTTATGGCAGTACATTTACAGCAACTGAAGATATAAAAATCGCAATTTTGCCAATTGGATATGCAGATGGTTACTTACGCTCAATGCAAGGGGCATTTGTTAATGTCAAAGGCCATCAATGTGAAGTCATAGGTCGAGTATGTATGGATCAAATGATAATTAAAGTGCCAGATGATGTAAAAGAGGGAGACTCTGTGACACTTCTAGATAATGCTTATGATTCACCTCAATCAGCTGAAACTCTAGCTCAAAAACAAGACACGATTAGCTATGAAGTTTTATGTAATTTAGGTAGACGTTTACCTAGAATCTATCAAGTTGATGACGAGATGCATGTAACTAATGAATTATTAAAATAG
- the mazE gene encoding type II toxin-antitoxin system antitoxin MazE produces the protein MLTFNQNRSHSLEQSLKEGYAQMAELNLSLATEAFPLECEACDCNETYLISNYKSE, from the coding sequence ATGCTTACTTTCAATCAAAATAGAAGTCACAGTCTTGAACAATCTTTAAAAGAAGGCTATGCACAAATGGCCGAATTAAATCTCTCCCTAGCGACAGAAGCTTTTCCTCTAGAATGCGAAGCTTGTGATTGCAACGAAACGTACCTTATTTCTAATTATAAAAGTGAATGA
- a CDS encoding type II toxin-antitoxin system PemK/MazF family toxin, translating to MIRRGDVYLADLSPVQGSEQGGVRPVVIIQNDTGNKYSPTVIVAAITGRINKAKIPTHVEIEKKKYRLDKDSVILLEQIRTLDKKRLKEKLTYLSDEKMQEVDEALDISLGLHDEVKTQNT from the coding sequence ATGATTAGAAGAGGCGATGTATATTTAGCTGATTTGTCACCAGTACAGGGCTCAGAACAAGGGGGAGTCAGACCTGTAGTTATCATTCAAAACGATACTGGTAACAAATATAGTCCTACCGTAATCGTTGCTGCGATTACGGGAAGGATTAATAAAGCGAAAATACCCACACATGTTGAAATCGAGAAAAAGAAATACAGACTTGATAAAGATTCAGTTATTCTACTCGAGCAAATTAGAACATTAGATAAAAAACGACTAAAAGAAAAATTAACATATCTATCTGATGAGAAAATGCAAGAAGTGGATGAAGCGTTAGACATTAGTCTAGGATTGCATGATGAAGTTAAAACGCAAAACACATAA
- a CDS encoding SpoIIE family protein phosphatase, with protein sequence MEEFKQHYKQLIDESLVTQNKQQFLKKCNDFTDEVIKKDILPEDIVNIHKSYVTSLNLDKEQIFDTLDVLQEVVKGFGYSYRDYQKLVDKMQFHDKEIDLASRLQQTMLKTDIPQFDSIQIGVISVAAQKVSGDYFNLIDHRDGTMSFAIADVIGKGIPAALAMSMIKFGMDSYGHSQLPSDGLKRLNRVVEKNVNQNMFVTMFYGLYEEMNHLLYCSSAGHEPGYIYRAETETFEEIEVRGRVLGVSQHTRYTQQEIPIHLDDLVIIFTDGVTEARYTDGEFIAKNTLLNLIRKYKHMHPQDIVQILYEAILKIQNPNKRDDMTIMIIKRVN encoded by the coding sequence TTGGAAGAATTTAAGCAGCATTATAAGCAACTTATTGATGAAAGTTTAGTTACGCAAAATAAACAACAATTTCTAAAAAAGTGTAATGATTTTACAGATGAAGTAATTAAAAAAGATATTCTACCTGAAGATATTGTGAATATACACAAATCATATGTAACCTCCTTAAATTTAGATAAAGAACAAATTTTTGATACATTAGATGTGTTACAAGAGGTTGTAAAAGGGTTTGGATATAGTTATCGAGACTACCAAAAGTTAGTTGATAAAATGCAATTCCACGATAAAGAAATTGATTTAGCTTCTAGGCTTCAACAGACAATGTTAAAAACAGATATCCCTCAATTTGATAGTATACAGATTGGTGTGATTTCTGTTGCTGCTCAAAAAGTGAGTGGCGACTATTTTAATTTAATTGATCATAGGGATGGAACGATGAGTTTCGCTATTGCTGATGTTATAGGTAAGGGAATTCCAGCTGCATTAGCTATGAGTATGATTAAATTCGGAATGGACTCCTATGGGCATTCCCAATTACCTAGTGATGGATTGAAACGTCTTAACCGTGTTGTGGAGAAAAACGTAAATCAAAACATGTTTGTGACCATGTTTTACGGATTATATGAAGAAATGAACCATCTACTTTATTGTAGTTCTGCAGGTCATGAACCTGGATATATATATAGAGCGGAAACTGAAACATTTGAAGAAATTGAAGTTAGAGGAAGAGTCTTAGGTGTAAGTCAGCACACTCGTTATACTCAACAAGAAATTCCCATTCATTTAGATGATTTAGTTATCATATTTACTGATGGTGTTACAGAAGCAAGATACACAGATGGCGAATTCATAGCTAAAAACACATTGTTGAACCTCATACGTAAGTATAAGCATATGCATCCACAAGATATAGTACAAATATTATATGAAGCTATATTAAAAATACAAAACCCTAACAAACGTGACGATATGACTATTATGATTATAAAACGTGTAAATTAA
- a CDS encoding anti-sigma factor antagonist yields the protein MNLNIETVTHDEYYEVIVAGELDVYTVPELEEVLMPMRQEGTHDIHVNVTNVSYMDSTGLGLFVGTLKALNQNDKELYILGVSDRIGRLFDITGLKDLMHVNEGTEVE from the coding sequence ATGAACCTTAACATTGAGACGGTAACACATGATGAATATTATGAAGTCATTGTGGCTGGGGAATTAGATGTTTATACAGTACCTGAATTAGAAGAAGTTTTGATGCCAATGCGTCAAGAAGGTACTCATGATATTCACGTAAATGTGACAAACGTTAGTTATATGGATTCTACAGGATTAGGTTTATTTGTAGGAACATTAAAAGCTTTGAATCAAAATGATAAAGAATTATATATTTTAGGTGTATCAGATAGAATCGGAAGATTATTTGATATTACTGGCCTTAAGGACTTAATGCATGTCAATGAAGGAACGGAGGTAGAGTAA
- the rsbW gene encoding anti-sigma B factor RsbW, with protein MKLPASAEYVSLIRLTLSGVFSRAGASYDDIEDSKIAVSEAVTNAVKHAYKNDETNGMINLCFELFDDKIKIVISDQGESFDYETTKSQLGPYDENENIDFLREGGLGLFLIESLMDEVKVFKESGVTISMIKYIKKEQVPNNDERVEIS; from the coding sequence ATGAAATTGCCTGCCTCTGCTGAGTATGTGAGTTTAATTCGTTTAACTCTATCAGGTGTCTTCTCAAGAGCAGGCGCATCTTACGACGATATAGAAGATTCTAAAATTGCAGTAAGTGAAGCCGTTACTAACGCAGTTAAGCATGCTTATAAAAATGATGAAACAAATGGTATGATTAATTTATGTTTTGAGTTATTTGATGATAAAATAAAAATAGTTATCTCAGATCAAGGTGAAAGTTTTGATTATGAAACGACTAAGTCACAGCTAGGACCATACGATGAGAATGAAAATATCGATTTCTTACGTGAAGGCGGACTTGGTCTTTTCTTAATTGAATCCTTGATGGATGAAGTGAAAGTCTTTAAAGAATCTGGTGTAACAATCAGCATGATTAAGTATATAAAAAAAGAGCAGGTGCCAAATAATGACGAAAGAGTCGAAATCAGTTAA
- the sigB gene encoding RNA polymerase sigma factor SigB: MTKESKSVNDVSPEQINQWIKEHQDNANTEAQDRLVNHYRKLIESLAYKYSKGQSHHEDLVQVGMVGLIGAINRFDLSFDRKFEAFLVPTVIGEIKRYLRDKTWSVHVPRRIKEIGPRIKKVSDELTNELERSPSIAEIADRLEVSEEEVLEAMEMGQSYNALSVDHSIEADKDGSTVTLLDIMGQKDDNYDLTEKRMILERILPILSDREREIIQCTFIEGLSQKETGERIGLSQMHVSRLQRTAIKKLQQAAKQ, from the coding sequence ATGACGAAAGAGTCGAAATCAGTTAATGATGTATCACCTGAGCAAATTAACCAATGGATTAAAGAACATCAAGATAACGCTAATACAGAAGCTCAAGATAGATTAGTTAATCATTATCGAAAATTAATTGAATCTTTAGCTTATAAGTATTCTAAAGGACAATCACATCATGAAGATTTAGTTCAAGTTGGTATGGTTGGTTTAATAGGTGCTATTAACAGATTTGATTTGTCTTTTGATCGCAAATTTGAAGCATTCTTAGTACCGACCGTTATTGGTGAGATTAAGAGATATTTAAGGGATAAAACTTGGAGTGTTCATGTTCCTAGAAGAATAAAAGAAATAGGCCCACGTATCAAAAAAGTAAGCGATGAACTAACAAATGAGTTGGAAAGATCTCCATCAATTGCAGAAATTGCTGACCGTTTAGAAGTTTCAGAAGAAGAAGTGTTAGAAGCTATGGAAATGGGACAAAGCTATAATGCGCTTAGTGTTGATCATTCAATTGAGGCAGATAAAGATGGTTCAACAGTAACTCTACTAGATATCATGGGGCAAAAAGATGACAATTATGACTTAACTGAAAAACGTATGATTCTTGAACGTATTTTGCCTATTCTCTCAGATAGAGAAAGAGAAATTATTCAATGCACGTTCATAGAAGGATTAAGCCAGAAAGAAACTGGGGAACGTATTGGATTAAGTCAAATGCATGTATCACGCTTACAAAGAACTGCAATTAAGAAATTGCAACAAGCTGCTAAACAATAA
- a CDS encoding Tex family protein: MDKMLMNEIVSKYQFSEKQVKSVLELLEENNTVPFIARYRKEATGGLDEVQIKQISDEYQYVANLQKRKDEVIHNIEQQGLLTNELKEAILKQTKLQRVEDLYRPFKQKKKTRATEAKRKGLESLAQWISDGQQGELSKKAEAYINDEVATVDEAIQGALDIIAEHVSDNPKYRSRILKDIYRQGNIVTAKKKKADDEKETFAMYYDYVEPIKNVANHRVLAMNRGEKEKVLSVKVEFDTQQIASAIEKNEVKSNNPHGDYIKLAIEDSLKRLIMPSIEREIRADLTEKAEQHAIEVFSENLKHLLLQPPMKGKQILGVDPAFRTGCKLAVINPYGTFIDKSVIYPHPPKSKVEASEKEIVRMIKENNIELIAIGNGTASRETEQFVADVIKKYNLDIKFIIVNEAGASVYSASEIARSEFPNFQVEERSAVSIGRRVQDPLSELVKIDPKSIGVGQYQHDVNQKELESALTFVVETAVNQVGVDVNTASKSLLQYVSGLSSAIAQNIIDYREENGAIKHNKEISKVKRLGAKTFEQSIGFLRIVDGSEPLDNTSIHPESYDVTYELLTVLNFDINDLGTDKLKTELSNINTNQIAEQLNVGVPTLEDIIKSLMAPNRDPRDEFETPILKSDVLSIEDLKEGMKLSGTVRNVVDFGAFVDIGVKQDGLVHVSKLSKKFVKNPMDVVSVGDIVEVWILDIDKNKGKVSLTMIDPHE; encoded by the coding sequence ATGGATAAAATGTTAATGAATGAAATAGTGTCTAAATATCAATTTTCTGAAAAACAAGTAAAATCCGTATTAGAATTGCTAGAAGAAAATAATACTGTTCCTTTTATAGCAAGATATCGTAAAGAAGCAACGGGTGGTTTGGATGAAGTTCAAATCAAACAAATTTCTGACGAATATCAATATGTTGCAAATTTACAGAAAAGAAAAGATGAAGTTATACATAATATTGAACAACAGGGATTATTAACAAATGAACTAAAAGAAGCTATTCTTAAACAAACCAAATTGCAACGTGTCGAGGATCTTTATAGACCTTTTAAACAAAAAAAGAAAACAAGAGCAACTGAAGCTAAGCGAAAAGGACTTGAAAGTTTAGCCCAATGGATTAGTGATGGTCAACAGGGTGAATTGAGCAAAAAAGCTGAGGCGTATATTAATGATGAAGTAGCTACTGTTGACGAGGCAATTCAAGGAGCGTTAGATATCATTGCTGAACACGTTTCAGATAATCCTAAGTATCGTAGTCGTATATTGAAAGATATTTATAGGCAAGGAAATATTGTAACGGCTAAGAAGAAAAAAGCGGATGATGAAAAAGAAACATTTGCAATGTACTATGACTATGTGGAACCTATTAAGAACGTTGCTAATCATAGAGTGCTAGCTATGAATCGTGGTGAAAAAGAAAAAGTACTTTCAGTCAAGGTAGAATTTGATACTCAACAAATAGCAAGTGCTATTGAAAAAAATGAGGTTAAAAGTAATAATCCACATGGAGATTATATTAAATTAGCAATTGAGGACAGTTTAAAAAGGTTGATAATGCCTTCAATTGAAAGAGAAATACGCGCTGATTTAACTGAGAAAGCCGAACAACATGCTATTGAGGTCTTTAGTGAAAATTTAAAACACTTATTGTTGCAACCGCCTATGAAAGGCAAGCAAATATTAGGGGTTGACCCAGCATTTAGAACAGGATGTAAACTAGCAGTCATTAATCCTTATGGGACTTTTATTGATAAAAGTGTAATTTATCCGCATCCACCTAAATCTAAAGTAGAAGCATCTGAAAAAGAAATTGTCCGAATGATTAAAGAAAATAATATAGAGCTTATTGCTATTGGTAATGGTACAGCCAGTCGTGAAACTGAACAATTTGTTGCTGATGTTATCAAAAAATATAATTTAGATATTAAATTTATTATTGTCAATGAAGCGGGGGCCTCAGTGTATTCTGCTTCTGAAATTGCTAGATCTGAGTTTCCTAATTTTCAAGTTGAAGAACGAAGTGCTGTTTCAATAGGAAGACGAGTTCAAGACCCATTAAGTGAATTAGTTAAAATAGATCCTAAATCTATTGGTGTGGGTCAATATCAACATGATGTAAATCAGAAAGAACTTGAAAGTGCATTAACATTTGTTGTTGAAACAGCCGTAAACCAAGTTGGTGTAGATGTAAATACAGCATCAAAATCTCTATTACAGTATGTTTCTGGTCTATCTAGCGCAATAGCTCAAAACATTATTGATTACCGTGAAGAAAATGGAGCAATCAAGCACAATAAAGAAATAAGTAAAGTGAAACGATTAGGTGCCAAAACATTTGAACAAAGTATAGGATTTTTGCGTATTGTAGATGGCTCTGAACCACTTGATAATACGTCAATTCACCCTGAGAGTTATGATGTGACATATGAATTATTGACTGTTTTAAATTTTGATATCAATGATTTAGGAACTGACAAGTTAAAAACTGAATTATCCAACATAAACACAAATCAAATAGCTGAACAATTAAATGTTGGAGTACCAACTTTAGAGGATATTATAAAATCTCTAATGGCACCTAATCGAGATCCGCGTGATGAGTTTGAAACGCCTATCCTTAAATCTGATGTACTATCTATTGAAGATTTAAAAGAAGGTATGAAATTAAGTGGAACAGTAAGAAATGTTGTTGATTTCGGAGCATTTGTAGATATAGGTGTGAAACAAGACGGATTAGTGCACGTATCTAAATTATCAAAAAAATTCGTCAAAAATCCTATGGATGTAGTTAGTGTTGGAGATATAGTAGAAGTTTGGATTCTTGATATCGATAAAAATAAAGGAAAAGTTTCTCTAACAATGATTGATCCACATGAATAA
- a CDS encoding SprT family protein produces MNNNELQNMVESISNRYFNEPFRHNALFNNKLRTTGGRYMLDSHNIEINPKQYQYYGKNALIDIIKHELCHYHLHLGGKGYKHKDSEFKILSKQVGAPRFCAPIQSYEARANYLYKCQSCGYKYLRIRKVDVRKMRCGICNGKLSLIEHLT; encoded by the coding sequence ATGAATAATAATGAACTTCAAAATATGGTTGAAAGCATTTCAAATCGATATTTTAATGAACCTTTTCGTCATAATGCTTTGTTTAATAATAAGCTACGTACTACAGGTGGACGTTATATGTTAGATTCACATAACATTGAAATTAATCCTAAACAATATCAGTATTATGGTAAAAATGCATTAATCGATATAATTAAACATGAGTTATGTCACTATCATCTGCATTTAGGTGGAAAAGGTTATAAGCATAAAGATTCAGAATTTAAAATATTGAGTAAGCAAGTTGGTGCTCCGAGATTTTGTGCACCAATTCAATCATATGAAGCGCGTGCTAATTATTTATATAAATGCCAATCATGTGGTTACAAGTATTTAAGGATAAGGAAAGTAGATGTTCGGAAGATGAGGTGCGGTATTTGTAATGGAAAGTTATCACTAATAGAACATTTAACTTAG